The genomic segment TTGTGAAAAAAGATGCGATAATCCTGTCGATACTAAGGATTAAATACGTCTTCTCCTAGTCCAGTATAACATTATTAACCAATTATATGCAATATGTTTATTATACATTTTGTAAATAAATTTATTATCTGTTTATTGCGATTCCTTTAACTCCTTGATATATTTATAAACAGTTGGACGCGTCAGAGACAATGTATCACTGATAATTGCTACGGCACCCCGTTTATTCAAATGTCCACCATTAATTAAAAACTCTATAATACCATGTTTATCTTTTCTTGAAAATATTTTATTTGTAAGCCCATTAGTTACACGGTAATGGTTAATAGCAATCTGGATATCTTCTTTTGTATTGCCGTAAAAAAATGCCTCTTTTTTCTGTGTTACAGGATTCTCTTCAGTTCCTGTGAAGAATGATAGCACGTCGGAAAATTGGGTAAAGACTGAAATGTCGTAATTCAACCCAAGTGAACCGATAATTTGTTTTTCTGAATTTCGTATGGTTAAAGATGAAGATTTTAACGGTTTGCCATCGGGACTTTCATTCTTATAATTTACAACCTGATCTGGCACTTCGCCTTTTGCCTTTTTATAGCCAAAATCTGAGGTGCCCTCACCTACTTTTCTACCGGTCACGTGATTATTAAAGATGGCAATAATTGAATGTTCCGGATAACGAAGATCATGCACAATAACCTCTAAATGTGGCTTAAACATATCCGAAAGCACTTCACCCATTTTAATATAGTGGGATAATATTTCGCTATCGGTGAGTTTTTCTTTTTTAGACATTTTATTATTTGGAACTATGAATTAAACACGCTCCAAAGGTAATTCCGATTCGTTCAGTTTTTCTATCTTTATATTGAATAAGCCATAAATAATGGCCACAACAGGATTAATTAAATTAAAAAAGCAAAAAGGCAAATAGGCAAACGTGGCCACCCCAAGAGAAGCAGACATATATGCCCCACAAGTATTCCAAGGAACCAATGGAGAGGTGATTGTTCCTGCATCTTCTAAAGTTCGAGATAAATTTTTCGGCGCCAAATTCCTTCGAGCGAATTCAGCACGAAACATCCGACCAGGGAGAACGATAGCAATATATTGATCGGCAGTAATAATGTTTATACCAATACAAGTTGCAATGGTTGTTACAATCAAAGATCCAGTAGAATTCACAAAAGACAATAATGACTCTACCACTTTATTTAACAATCCAGTCGTTTCCAACACAGCACCATATGTAAGTGCACATATCACCAGCCAGATAGTATTTAGCATGCTAATCATACCACCGCGGGTTAAAAGTTCATCTACTACGGTTACACCGCTTTCCAGGGCAAACCCTGAATGGAGGGCCGTCCAAACACCCGAGAGCATAGTCAAACCTGAAGAAAGGTCTGGGCGATTTGCGTAATTTGCCACCACCTGTGGCTGCAGAATAACGGCAAAGATTCCACCCAATAAAGCGCCAATCATTACGGTTGGGAAAGCAGGCATCTTTTTAAAAGCTAAAATAAATACCGTCAACAATGGAATAAAAGAAAGTAGGCTAATATTGAATGTTTTCTCAATCGTATCTTGAATAAGAGAGAGTCCGCCTACATCTTCAGTTATTGATCCCTGAAAACCCATTATTAAAAAGAGAATCAGCGCTATAACTAGACTTGGGCCTGTGGTCCAAATCATGTGTCGAATATGGGTAAATAAATCAGTTCCCGCCACGGAGGGGGCTAAATTTGTGGTATCGGATAATGGCGACATTTTATCACCGAAATATGCGCCAGAAATAACTGCTCCTGCGGTAACTGCGGGAGATAAACCCAATCCTGCAGCAATCCCCATCAAAGCGACACCAAGGGTTCCTGCTACTGTCCATGAGCTACCAATACTCAGCGCTGATACTGCGCATATCAAACAGGCTGCGAAATAGAAGATAGATGGCGATAGAATATTCAACCCATAATAAATCATCGTCGGTACAGTTCCAGACATAATCCAAGTTCCTATTAATGCACCCACCGCAAGCAAAATTAATATCGCGCCCATTCCTAAGGAAATCCCCTGGATAATCCCCTTCTCAATTTCCTTCCATTTGTAACCATTTTTTATACCAATAAT from the Candidatus Neomarinimicrobiota bacterium genome contains:
- the nhaC gene encoding Na+/H+ antiporter NhaC, whose amino-acid sequence is MSTKTKTPSMIDALIPILFLIVMLALSVYIYGSDSSYGGNQIALILAACLAAIIGIKNGYKWKEIEKGIIQGISLGMGAILILLAVGALIGTWIMSGTVPTMIYYGLNILSPSIFYFAACLICAVSALSIGSSWTVAGTLGVALMGIAAGLGLSPAVTAGAVISGAYFGDKMSPLSDTTNLAPSVAGTDLFTHIRHMIWTTGPSLVIALILFLIMGFQGSITEDVGGLSLIQDTIEKTFNISLLSFIPLLTVFILAFKKMPAFPTVMIGALLGGIFAVILQPQVVANYANRPDLSSGLTMLSGVWTALHSGFALESGVTVVDELLTRGGMISMLNTIWLVICALTYGAVLETTGLLNKVVESLLSFVNSTGSLIVTTIATCIGINIITADQYIAIVLPGRMFRAEFARRNLAPKNLSRTLEDAGTITSPLVPWNTCGAYMSASLGVATFAYLPFCFFNLINPVVAIIYGLFNIKIEKLNESELPLERV